One Fusarium falciforme chromosome 1, complete sequence genomic window carries:
- a CDS encoding Carboxypeptidase, with the protein MIDKNPWRHVLILSPFGVRGEYVTIPSTLSPNYAIRAKDLTGQLCDSGSNNTVGWADLGSHHLFYWFHQARTQHLSKPLVLWLQGGPGNSGFFGNFLEHGPCRLEGTPAEAVRHEHPWTELFNVIYVDQPVNVGFSYSDDSSGVSRAEAAAIELVDFMRVFYEGYQDMRDVPLFIAGESYGGRYVPMTAAALIEFNKFQPRPGDSIPLKGIVVGNGYTSPKDVYPSGYELGCFPFKGFRNYFNSPECARFSTTLPECLDLLRACEALPGSAICYRSAEFCGGEFELEKLRPQHSWDRRKYCDPPEKCIETSRAVTAWMNTPETWELLEIESQTNKVRPVGVANGTVSEKFIQSGDIGESTVTALERILQYASEERARGSGRDIDVLYYNGVTDILCTSVGTRRLSVIACG; encoded by the exons ATGATCGATAAGAACCCCTGGCGCCATGTCCTGATTCTCAGTCCCTTTGGCGTGCGAGGTGAATACGTGACAATCCCCTCTACCTTGTCGCCCAACTACGCTATTCGCGCCAAGGATCTTACTGGCCAATTGTGTGACTCGGGGTCTAACAACACCGTTGGTTGGGCTGACCTGGGTTCCCATCACCTGTTCTACT GGTTTCATCAGGCTCGAACTCAACACCTGAGCAAACCTCTCGTACTCTGGCTACAAGGAGGCCCCGGAAACTCTGGATTCTTTGGGAACTTTCTCGAACATGGCCCTTGCCGCCTTGAAGGAACCCCAGCTGAGGCCGTTCGCCATGAGCACCCCTGGACAGAGCTCTTCAATGTCATATACGTCGATCAGCCCGTCAATGTCGGCTTCTCGTATTCCGATGACAGCAGCGGTGTGAGCCGTGCAGAAGCTGCAGCTATCGAGCTGGTCGATTTCATGCGTGTTTTCTACGAAGGATACCAAGACATGAGAGACGTGCCTCTGTTCATCGCCGGAGAGTCATACGGTGGACGTTATGTGCCCATGACAGCGGCAGCCTTGATTGAATTCAACAAGTTCCAGCCTCGACCAGGGGATTCTATTCCGCTCAAGGGCATCGTGGTCGGTAACGGATATACTTCTCCGAAAGACGTCTATCCTTCAGGCTACGAACTGGGCTGCTTTCCATTCAAGGGCTTTCGGAATTACTTCAATTCTCCCGAATGCGCTCGCTTCTCCACCACTCTACCAGAatgccttgacctcctccgaGCCTGTGAAGCTCTACCGGGCAGTGCCATCTGTTATCGGTCGGCCGAGTTCTGTGGGGGCGAGTTCGAACTCGAGAAGCTTCGCCCTCAGCACTCTTGGGACCGCCGTAAATACTGTGATCCACCCGAGAAGTGTATAGAGACTTCCCGGGCAGTTACAGCCTGGATGAATACGCCAGAGACCTGGGAGCTGCTTGAGATCGAATCACAGACCAACAAGGTTCGGCCTGTTGGGGTGGCCAATGGCACTGTCAGCGAGAAATTTATCCAATCCGGCGACATTGGGGAATCGACGGTCACCGCTCTCGAGAGAATTCTACAATACGCCTCTGAGGAGAGGGCTCGCGGCTCCGGTCGAGATATTGACGTTCTGTACTACAATGGCGTGACGGATATCCTGTGCACCTCTGTGGGAACCCGAAGGCTCAGCGTTATAGCGTGCGGGTAG